The following DNA comes from Tunturibacter psychrotolerans.
CGGATATGTTGGAGCACAATATGCCCGGCGGATGAATTCAAACGTGCTACGCACCATCGTTGTGATTACCGGATGCGTGATGGCTGCTTATTTCTTCTGGAGAAATGGCTGATGAACGTTATAAGGGTGAAGGTGTCTGGAGATGTAGTGACGATATGGGAACCGCAGAGGGAGAACGCGCTATGAGTCATGAGGGAATTCGTATTGTCACCGCGGAGCAGGCGCGCCGCGAAGACGCGGAGCACGAAGAGATGCCGACAAGCTCTGTAACTCCGAAGAAGGTACGGGTAAAGAAGACCGAGGGAACTGGCGTCGAGATCGAGTGGCATGACGGGCACAAAAGCGTGTGGAACTTCGTGTGGTTGCGAAATGCGTGTCCTTGCGCTACATGCCACGAGGATCGAGAGAAAGCGGGCAGGCTACCGGGAGAAGCGAGGGCACAAGACCAGACTTTGCTGAAGATGTATCAGGCCCCAGTGAAACCGTTGGAGGTGACGCCGGTAGGCAAGTACGCGCTACGGTTCAAGTGGAACGATGGACACGAAAGTGGAATCTACTCCTGGGAGTATCTCCGGCGGGTGTGTCGTTGCGACATCTGCGTGACGAAGTAAGAATTGGCAGACGGTGCATGAGATGTCCAACGCAGATAGAGCAGTTGCAGACCTAAGTAACAGTGCGCCCCATACAACCAAATCGGATTGCATTACGAGGTTTGGCTGGCGTCATACTCTATCAATTGTGCGATCCTGCCGCAGAAGCTCGTCGGTCGTCCAAGTTCAACATTGCAAGCGCCTCATCAACTGTATCTGCGACGAGAAGGAGCTCGCGGTTCTTCGGCTTGAGCATTCCTTCTTCTACGCAGTGGTCAAGGAAAGCGAGAAGCTTGTCGTAGAAACCATGCGTATTCAGCAAGAGAATGGGCTTCGCGTGTAGCTTGAGGGTGTGCCAAGCGAGGACTTCGAAGAGTTCCTCGAATGTGCCGAAGCCTCCCGGCAATGCGATGAACGCGTCGGCTTTTTCTCCGATAAGTGCCTTGCGCGTGTGCATGGTGCTCGTGACGTGAAGTTCGGTGATGCCGTGATGTGCCACTTCGAGATCTACCAGAACCTCAGGAATGACGCCTATCACTCTGCCGTCAGCTATTAAGGCCGCCTGGGCGACGGCCTGCATTAGACCAACATTGGCGCCTCCATAAATCACGCCGATATTGCGGATGGCGAGAGCGTGACCCAGATTCTCGGCGGCGGTTCGATAGTCAGAATGAAGCCCATTGGAGGACGCACAGAAGACTGCGACGTTGCGAATCATACAATGAGGATATCAAGCGTGTGGCAATCTGAATCCCCATTGGAGCCGTTGGCCGACCGGAGCTTGATGTGAGCGCGGCCGGCCCTCGGGGTCAATATCGTAGGCCATCTTAGCGGATTGCGATCGTGGCGCCGCTGTGATCCTTAATCACTTCTTCAATGAGGGATCCTACCGCGTGGTTTGGCGTTGCACTATTGGCGACAATGCGTGTTCCAACTGGGACCTCGAGGTTTACCAGTTTGCCGGGCTCCAGCGTCATAGGCTTATCACCGACTAGGATCTGCAAAGAAGTAGCGGTGTCATTGCGAAGGTTAAGTTTAACAGTACTGGTCTTCGTCTTCCCAAACATCGCATGAACAGGAGATGAGATGCTTGCAGGAGCAGCGTATATAGCCGGTACTGCGAGGAGAGAGGTAGCGACGACTGCGACGGTCAAAAGGTTGTGACGTTTCATACTACGCTCCGTTACTTCAAGGATTCGACTGAAGTTCTCTGCCATGGATCAGGGAGCCCGTCGTGAATTGAGTTACGCAAGCTGGACGAATCTAGTTCCCCAAAAAATCGATTTGACCTTCGAATTAACGTTTCAGTCTTATATCAGTTCGCTTCCTGTCCATGATTGGACATGCTGTTCGTAAGTGAACAATAAAAGCGCGGGGGTTGGATCGCTTTCTTGCGCGCACAGAGAGACTGATCCGGAAGAGCTTAAAATAGATATTGGAGTGTGTGCAGTTGAGTCGACTTTTAGAAAATATGAATCCTCAGCAGCAAGAGGGAATCCGGTCAGTGGATGGACCTGTGCTTTTGCTGGCAGGAGCGGGATCTGGTAAGACGCGTGTTATTACGCATCGCATCGCTTACCTCATTCAGGAACGTGGCGTGCCGGCTGATGCGATTCTGGCTGTGACCTTCACGAATAAGGCTGCCAAAGAGATGGCAGAACGGGTGGATAAGATTCTGGGCCACAGTAGTCTTACGAAACCGGTGCTAGCCACGTTTCACAGCTTCTGTGTTCGAGTGTTGCGACGAGACATAGAAGCGCTCCGTACGGGAGGCGTTGGTCTGACCAAAACCTTCGCGATCTACGATGAGACGGATCAGCAGGCCGTGGTGAAACAGGCGCTAAAGCGTCTCGCAATTGATGACAAATCTCTGAAGCCGAGAGTGGCGCTTGGACGAATCTCTTGGGCGAAGAACCACATGATTGACCCGCAAGAGTATTTTCTTGCGAGCACCAACCCTATGGAAGAGAAGATCGCCCATATCTTCGAGATCTATAGGAAGGAGCTTTTTAAAGCGAATGCCTTGGACTTCGACGATCTACTTCTGGAGACTGTTCGCCTGCTGAAGTCATCCGGAGAGACCAGAGAAAGATACAACCGACGCTACAAATATCTTTTGATCGACGAGTATCAAGATACGAACCGGCCTCAATATGAGCTGATGAAGCTGTTGGCCGGTCCTGACGCAAACGTCTGCGTTGTAGGCGACGAGGATCAGTCGATCTACAGCTGGCGCGGCGCAGACATCAAAAACATACTGGAGTTTGAGAAGGACTTTCCCGACACAAAGACAATCCGGCTCGAGCAGAACTATCGTTCAACACAGATCATCCTGGAAGGCGCGGGCGCAGTCGTAGCGCAGAATACGCAGCGCAAAGGTAAAAATCTGTTCACCACCCGAGAGGGAGGCAGCCTGATCGGCTACTACGAAGCTCCTGATGGCGAAAATGAAGCGCTGTTTATTGCTGATCGAATCCAGCGCTATCTAAGGGAAGCTGGTGGACAGGCGGATCTGCCGAGATGTGCAGTGCTGTACCGAACGAACTCTCAGTCGCGCCTCGTTGAAGAGGCGTTGCGTCGCTATCAAATTCAGTACCACATGGTGGGCGGATTCAGTTTTTATGATCGCGCTGAGGTGAAAGACATTCTGAGCTACCTGAAACTGGTGCAGAATGTGCACGACTCAGTGGCACTGGGAAGAGTGGTGAACTCTCCGCCGCGCGGAATCGGCAAAACGACGATGGAGACGTTGGAGCGAATGGCCCTGTCGAGCAGTATGAGCACTTGGAATGCGATGGGGCGCGCCTTGGAAGACAAGCTATTACCTCCGCGAGCATTGCAGGCGTTGGGTAGTTTCAGACGGCTGATTGAGGATGCAAGGGCAATGTTGGGAACCGGGTTTGCAGAGAAGCTTGCTGGCGATCTCGCTCCGTACGACAGCACCTCCCTGCTCTCCGAAACAGAGGGAGATGCCGAAGCAGATGTTTCTTTTGGTTTTGGGGAGGCTAACTCAGAACCAGAACCCGAGGACGCGACTTCAAATGCTTCTTTCGATACAAGCTTCAACTTTGGGTTCGACTTTGGCCCGAGCGAAGAGATCTCGACGATCGCAGCGGAAAACTCTTCCGACTCGGATGCTGCCCATGGAATCGATTCAGCTAATTTCAATCCGTTTGCTCCAGTGGTCCTCAAAAGATCCGCAGATATAACGAATGAGAGGGCTGCGGAGATCAAAATGGAAGACGAGAAGCCAGCGTTTCGCAGACCGGGGGATGCAGCCACGCTGCCGGAACTCATCAAATTCCTGAACGATCGAAGTGGATACATTCGAGCGCTCGAAGAAGAGGCTACCCCCGAGTCCTTCTCGCGAATCGAGAACTTGAAGGAACTTGCAAACGCGGCGCAGGATGCACAGGAGCGCGGCGAAACACTGCATGAGTTTTTGGACCACGCAGCGCTGGTCAGCGATGCAGACAGTTACAGCGAAGAGGCCAAGGTAACGCTCATGACTTTACACGCAGCTAAGGGTCTAGAGTTTCCACTCGTTTTTTTATCTGGTATGGAAGAGGGGCTATTTCCACACTCTCGAACGCTGAGTGATCCTACTGGACTCGAAGAAGAACGCCGCCTCTGCTATGTCGGAATGACAAGGGCGATGGATACGCTGATCATGACACGCGCAAGATATCGACGACGATACGGAAGCGATATGCCGGAATCGAGCATTGCTTCGCGGTTTTTGGAAGAGGTCCCAAGCCGACTTGTGGAGGATTTAGGAAGTCCACCTGCACGGCCACAGTTTTCGGGATCCGATTATGGTTCAGCTTACGGCGGGGCATACGCGACTCCCTATCCCAAGGCGAACAGGTTCGGCCGTCCTAGCGGCGAAGAGAACGCGCGGCATTACAGTTATGAAGATGAGGACCAAAGCGGTGACCGAGTCCAGACGCGGCCGTCTGGGCTTCCTGGAGTGAACAATCGCGCTGGATATGGTTCCAAGACCGCGGCACCAGGACAGTCGATGGACAACATTGCCAGCTTCTTCGCTGCACGGGGACAGAAGGTCTCGCGTCCGAAGTTGGAGGTCCAAGAGCAGACCGGGAAGACTGGATTGAGGCAGGGTTCGCGAGTCAGGCATCCCAAATATGGTGAAGGAACTGTGTTTCGTCGCGAAGGCGATGGGGATGACGCGAAGATTACAGTACAATTTCAACAGCACGGCGTAAAGAAGCTTGTGGAGAAGTTTGCCCAGCTGGAGCGCCTCTAGAGTTTGAAAATCGCATTTTAAGAAAGATTGGCGAAGATACATGGCAAATACGAAGAGCATCACCGACACACAGGAGCGCAAGAAGGTAAAGCGCGCAGCACGCAAAGCCGCACCGGCGAAAGGTCCGCGCACCGGCGCCCGGGGCGAGAACAAGCAGAAGGTCAAGAAGGCAGCTCGTGGTCAGAGCAAGCGGTAGCTGATTTCTTGTCGGAGTCGCTGGGCTGCTGTTCCCGCGTCGGCTCCGCCCGGAAGATCAATACTTCTGAAATCGCATTGTGTAGTCGGAAACGCCCCGCACCAA
Coding sequences within:
- a CDS encoding DUF971 domain-containing protein; protein product: MGTAEGERAMSHEGIRIVTAEQARREDAEHEEMPTSSVTPKKVRVKKTEGTGVEIEWHDGHKSVWNFVWLRNACPCATCHEDREKAGRLPGEARAQDQTLLKMYQAPVKPLEVTPVGKYALRFKWNDGHESGIYSWEYLRRVCRCDICVTK
- a CDS encoding TIGR00730 family Rossman fold protein is translated as MIRNVAVFCASSNGLHSDYRTAAENLGHALAIRNIGVIYGGANVGLMQAVAQAALIADGRVIGVIPEVLVDLEVAHHGITELHVTSTMHTRKALIGEKADAFIALPGGFGTFEELFEVLAWHTLKLHAKPILLLNTHGFYDKLLAFLDHCVEEGMLKPKNRELLLVADTVDEALAMLNLDDRRASAAGSHN
- a CDS encoding ATP-dependent helicase, with product MNPQQQEGIRSVDGPVLLLAGAGSGKTRVITHRIAYLIQERGVPADAILAVTFTNKAAKEMAERVDKILGHSSLTKPVLATFHSFCVRVLRRDIEALRTGGVGLTKTFAIYDETDQQAVVKQALKRLAIDDKSLKPRVALGRISWAKNHMIDPQEYFLASTNPMEEKIAHIFEIYRKELFKANALDFDDLLLETVRLLKSSGETRERYNRRYKYLLIDEYQDTNRPQYELMKLLAGPDANVCVVGDEDQSIYSWRGADIKNILEFEKDFPDTKTIRLEQNYRSTQIILEGAGAVVAQNTQRKGKNLFTTREGGSLIGYYEAPDGENEALFIADRIQRYLREAGGQADLPRCAVLYRTNSQSRLVEEALRRYQIQYHMVGGFSFYDRAEVKDILSYLKLVQNVHDSVALGRVVNSPPRGIGKTTMETLERMALSSSMSTWNAMGRALEDKLLPPRALQALGSFRRLIEDARAMLGTGFAEKLAGDLAPYDSTSLLSETEGDAEADVSFGFGEANSEPEPEDATSNASFDTSFNFGFDFGPSEEISTIAAENSSDSDAAHGIDSANFNPFAPVVLKRSADITNERAAEIKMEDEKPAFRRPGDAATLPELIKFLNDRSGYIRALEEEATPESFSRIENLKELANAAQDAQERGETLHEFLDHAALVSDADSYSEEAKVTLMTLHAAKGLEFPLVFLSGMEEGLFPHSRTLSDPTGLEEERRLCYVGMTRAMDTLIMTRARYRRRYGSDMPESSIASRFLEEVPSRLVEDLGSPPARPQFSGSDYGSAYGGAYATPYPKANRFGRPSGEENARHYSYEDEDQSGDRVQTRPSGLPGVNNRAGYGSKTAAPGQSMDNIASFFAARGQKVSRPKLEVQEQTGKTGLRQGSRVRHPKYGEGTVFRREGDGDDAKITVQFQQHGVKKLVEKFAQLERL